One genomic window of Arvicanthis niloticus isolate mArvNil1 chromosome 24, mArvNil1.pat.X, whole genome shotgun sequence includes the following:
- the Cfap73 gene encoding cilia- and flagella-associated protein 73 isoform X1, which translates to MAVAWEEYFRLAFEEKRLLKPLEQDRDDSPTLQLILEKKQELAAADQGLQAQKKEFRSSMDSVNQRWTELEQKGQALKGSVVSFNQQFKEVEFRRAARKAIEERRRMRNLEAEAVRLRAQLKELRLQQARLLRKVRRLEPCARVLERALEWVPHFQEVSDLVARFESLVDTQAALKRAELRRQVEMEVTRARLLSLQKEKQDNLLRLNQERTRLCEKLEAARELTQQWVRVPGDPPARLARGLRHQRQCLPPLRRTTWVHLLGRYRASRSLGPGLHSMAFWACVLQESRWTEVQNTASEKTLLLGRLRMAVLNLYQLVRLKQGQKQALAVEDMEGQLEEVKLFIVNASATLANSPQAKPTPTFEPGDQ; encoded by the exons ATGGCAGTGGCCTGGGAGGAGTATTTCCGGCTGGCCTTCGAAGAGAAACGGCTGCT GAAGCCACTGGAGCAGGATAGGGATGACAGTCCAACCTTGCAGCTTATATTGGAGAAGAAGCAAGAGCtagcagctgcagaccagggTTTGCAGGCCCAGAAGAAG GAATTCCGCAGCTCTATGGACTCCGTGAACCAGCGCTGGACAGAGCTGGAACAGAAAGGGCAGGCGCTTAAGGGGTCCGTCGTCAGCTTTAACCAACAGTTTAAG GAAGTTGAGTTCAGGCGTGCAGCGCGGAAAGCCATTGAGGAGCGGCGTAGAATGCGCAACCTGGAAGCAGAGGCGGTGCGGCTGCGTGCACAGCTGAAGGAGCTGCGGCTGCAGCAGGCGCGGCTGCTGCGGAAAGTGCGGCGCCTGGAGCCCTGCGCGCGGGTGCTGGAGAGGGCGCTGGAGTGGGTGCCCCAT TTTCAGGAGGTTTCCGACCTGGTGGCACGCTTTGAGAGCCTGGTAGACACGCAGGCAGCACTGAAGAGAGCAGAGCTCAGACGGCAGGTGGAGATGGAGGTGACCCGTGCGAGGCTGCTTAGTCtgcagaaagagaagcaggatAACCTACTACGTCTGAATCAAGAACGCACACGACTGTGTGAGAAGTTGGAGGCGGCCCGGGAGCTCACACAACAGTGGGTGCGCGTCCCCGGGGACCCACCTGCTAGGCTAGCCAGGGGATTGAGGCACCAGAGACAGTGCTTGCCACCACTCCGCAGAACAACTTGGGTGCACCTGTTAGGCAGATATAGGGCCTCCCGGAGCCTAGGGCCAGGTCTCCATTCAATGGCGTTCTGGGCATGCGTTCTACAGGAATCCAGGTGGACTGAAGTTCAGAACACGGCATCGGAAAAGACACTGCTCCTAGGACGCCTTAGGATGGCTGTGCTCAACCTGTACCAGCTTGTTCGCCTGAAACAGGGTCAGAAGCAAGCCCTGGCTGTGGAGGACATGGAGGGGCAGCTGGAGGAG GTGAAGCTGTTTATCGTGAATGCCTCAGCCACACTGGCCAACAGTCCCCAGGCTAAGCCCACACCTACTTTTGAGCCAGGCGACCAGTGA
- the Cfap73 gene encoding cilia- and flagella-associated protein 73 isoform X2, which produces MAVAWEEYFRLAFEEKRLLKPLEQDRDDSPTLQLILEKKQELAAADQGLQAQKKEFRSSMDSVNQRWTELEQKGQALKGSVVSFNQQFKEVEFRRAARKAIEERRRMRNLEAEAVRLRAQLKELRLQQARLLRKVRRLEPCARVLERALEWVPHFQEVSDLVARFESLVDTQAALKRAELRRQVEMEVTRARLLSLQKEKQDNLLRLNQERTRLCEKLEAARELTQQWESRWTEVQNTASEKTLLLGRLRMAVLNLYQLVRLKQGQKQALAVEDMEGQLEEVKLFIVNASATLANSPQAKPTPTFEPGDQ; this is translated from the exons ATGGCAGTGGCCTGGGAGGAGTATTTCCGGCTGGCCTTCGAAGAGAAACGGCTGCT GAAGCCACTGGAGCAGGATAGGGATGACAGTCCAACCTTGCAGCTTATATTGGAGAAGAAGCAAGAGCtagcagctgcagaccagggTTTGCAGGCCCAGAAGAAG GAATTCCGCAGCTCTATGGACTCCGTGAACCAGCGCTGGACAGAGCTGGAACAGAAAGGGCAGGCGCTTAAGGGGTCCGTCGTCAGCTTTAACCAACAGTTTAAG GAAGTTGAGTTCAGGCGTGCAGCGCGGAAAGCCATTGAGGAGCGGCGTAGAATGCGCAACCTGGAAGCAGAGGCGGTGCGGCTGCGTGCACAGCTGAAGGAGCTGCGGCTGCAGCAGGCGCGGCTGCTGCGGAAAGTGCGGCGCCTGGAGCCCTGCGCGCGGGTGCTGGAGAGGGCGCTGGAGTGGGTGCCCCAT TTTCAGGAGGTTTCCGACCTGGTGGCACGCTTTGAGAGCCTGGTAGACACGCAGGCAGCACTGAAGAGAGCAGAGCTCAGACGGCAGGTGGAGATGGAGGTGACCCGTGCGAGGCTGCTTAGTCtgcagaaagagaagcaggatAACCTACTACGTCTGAATCAAGAACGCACACGACTGTGTGAGAAGTTGGAGGCGGCCCGGGAGCTCACACAACAGTGG GAATCCAGGTGGACTGAAGTTCAGAACACGGCATCGGAAAAGACACTGCTCCTAGGACGCCTTAGGATGGCTGTGCTCAACCTGTACCAGCTTGTTCGCCTGAAACAGGGTCAGAAGCAAGCCCTGGCTGTGGAGGACATGGAGGGGCAGCTGGAGGAG GTGAAGCTGTTTATCGTGAATGCCTCAGCCACACTGGCCAACAGTCCCCAGGCTAAGCCCACACCTACTTTTGAGCCAGGCGACCAGTGA